The Candidatus Dormiibacterota bacterium genomic interval ATAAAACGCCGCACGTCGTCGCGCTCCGACAGCATTTCGTTGCTGACGTCTTTCGGGAGCTCGAGTTCGACGCGAACGAGGTCCCAATTCGGACAGACGAGCGCCGCCGGGTGCGGACGGCCGTCGCCCACCACCATCGCCTGCGCGACGAACACGGATCGCTTGATCGCCGATTCAACGCGCGCCGGCGAGATGTACTTACCGGTCGCCGTTTTGAAGACTTCTTTCTTGCGATCGGTGATGCGCAAAAAACCGCTCGGATCGATTTCGCCGACGTCGCCGGTATGGAGCCAACCGTCGGTGATCGCCTCCGAGGTCGCTTCGCTATCGTTGAAATAGCCTCGCATGATGTTGCGACCGCGCGCGAGGATCTCGCCGTCCTCTGCGATCGTCACCTCGACGCCCGGGATAACCGAACCGACGCTTCCGTATTTATTGAGCGTGAGGCGGCTGGTCGTGATGACGGGTGAGGTTTCGGTTAAACCATAGCCTTGCAAGATGGGGACGCCCAGGCCCAAGAACGTCATCGCGATATCGATGTGCAACGCCGCGCTGCCGCTCAGGAAGTACTCCATGCGGCCCAGGCCCAGCCCCGCGCGCACTTTATCGAGGACGAGCCGCTTCGCGAGCGCGTACTGCGCGGCGAGCCACGCGTTCGGCGAGCTCCCTTGCGTTTTTGCGAACATGTAGTCGCGCCCAACCCCCAGCGCCCACGGCACCAGCTTGGCCTGCAGGCCGCCGTGCTTCATGGCCTGGCCGGTCACGCCCGCGAGCACGCGATCGAAGATGCGCGGTACCGCCGTCATCGCCTGCGGCTTGACCGCGAGCAAGTCGGCGAGCAACTCGTTGGCATCGTGACAGATACTGTAACGCGTCTTCGCCAACAGATAGATGTAGATTATC includes:
- a CDS encoding long-chain fatty acid--CoA ligase, which codes for MPALIPDNETLSHLIRRALAEPRNEALLERVNGDWIPTSTSRLLERVENLACAIRDAGLQQGDRVALIAHNCVDWIVCDFATFFAGCVVVPIYPTQALDLTGYILKHSDAKLLFIDSAASLQALGHVDMDLPQAVVMGGEGIGTLAAFEARGAAIRVEHPELPAAYEAEVRSSDLAVLIYTSGTTGNPKGVMLTHDNLCFDAQASLMFAGDEIVSGMDVLSVLPYSHIFEHTIIYIYLLAKTRYSICHDANELLADLLAVKPQAMTAVPRIFDRVLAGVTGQAMKHGGLQAKLVPWALGVGRDYMFAKTQGSSPNAWLAAQYALAKRLVLDKVRAGLGLGRMEYFLSGSAALHIDIAMTFLGLGVPILQGYGLTETSPVITTSRLTLNKYGSVGSVIPGVEVTIAEDGEILARGRNIMRGYFNDSEATSEAITDGWLHTGDVGEIDPSGFLRITDRKKEVFKTATGKYISPARVESAIKRSVFVAQAMVVGDGRPHPAALVCPNWDLVRVELELPKDVSNEMLSERDDVRRFITREVRRNTDDLGSYEQIRRVIVIPREFSVENGELSPAMKIKRRVVEERYRTAIDRAYQADLKHASA